In Gadus chalcogrammus isolate NIFS_2021 chromosome 1, NIFS_Gcha_1.0, whole genome shotgun sequence, the sequence gatagTTATTTCTGGTGCTGTGAGTCTTTACCTGGTGACTTAGCAGAGAGCTGTGACTGTGCTGGAGGAAGTGCCCCCTCACTTCCTACTTCTCCTTTTCTTGATTCTTGTGCGATGTGATCTTGGGGCGCAGCACGAGCCCCACCTTCTCAGACAGCTGACGTCCCCGGAGAGTGGGTGGGGGACGGAGCTCATTCTTCTGGCTGAGAGGGAGAGTTGAATCTGCTGATGTCAGTCGGCCGCGCTTTACTGCTCGGTCATAATTGCCGTGCTTGAAAGGATTCGCGATACCATTTGCTAGTGTGGAACCGAAACCCGCAATGTGGTTTTGCTTCTTGCATAGATTGTTTCTTGTTTGTATTACTATGTATTAAGTACAAAAGTTGCTGATAGCGATTTGTAAACTAACCAACAGTTCACTTATTTTTGTTGTGCGCCTGCAGTTCCTTGCGCGGTCTAGTGAAGTAGCCTTACCATGCGGGAATACAAGCTAGTGGTCCTGGGGTCAGGAGGCGTGGGGAAGTCAGCACTGGTGAGTACAGGCCAGGCCTTCCACTCCCAACAGGCCCGCTTTCATTTGGTCATTTATAATTTAGGCCATATTAAAGTCATTATAATTGACCTGTCACTACAAATCATTTATTCGATTTTTGATAGAGTTGAGTTTGCATTCGTGTGAAACATATGTGGCTGATTCACACATCATTTACATTCTCTTTATACTTTCCCATATGCTACAAATGAAGGCTTCAAATTGTAAGTTTTATTCTAATTGACAGTATTTGTCTTTGTCCCTTCCAGACAGTTCAATTTGTGCAAGGCATTTTTGTGGAGAAGTATGACCCCACAATAGAGGACTCCTACAGAAAGGTACGGACGCCCGCTTTTCCTCCTGCATAGTCACTCCCCTGGTCCATGGTGCCACGTGTATCAcatttcccctctcctctcctccccacagcAAGTGGAGGTGGATGGACAGCAATGCATGCTGGAGATCCTTGACACGGCCGGAACTGTAAGTTTAGAGGCGCCCCCGGCAGCAGGGTGTTGGCGGGCCGGGCTCAGGTGGGGGCTTTGGTgacggtgtctctctctcccccggtccTCCAGGAACAGTTCACGGCCATGAGGGACCTCTACATGAAGAACGGCCAGGGCTTCGCTCTGGTCTACTCCATCACGGCACAGTCGACGTTCAACGACCTGCAGGACCTGCGGGAGCAGATCCTCAGAGTCAAGGACACCGAGGATGTGAGTGGTCCGGAGTGTGAGCCCATGGAAACGCACTCAAAGAAACGGACTGATATGGTTACCGACGTTGGCAACAAAGCCCTACACAGGCTCATAAAGTGTAGGCCTTTGTGGACATTAGCTCGCCACACCAAGCGCCATTCACTGATATTCATGTTTAAGACGTCAAGAGTTTCACTGGCTAATGGCCTTGCCTGTGTTATTGGAATCCTGGTTCATGTGTGATTATCACCTGACCGTTGCCTTGGTGAGTTCAATGCCCAAGTCACTTGAAATGCTCAATCAGGGAAGATAATGGCAAGACCTGAAAGGATTTCCAGTTATAGTTGATGTTCTGTGCTTGTTTTACAGCATGCAAGGGTCAGTCAGAAAATCAACATGTAGGGTAATGCCAGAGAGACCGTCAGTTACATAACCTGATTTTAAATGGGCAACCTAGGCAACAAGCCTTTTAAAATGGGTGCCGCGGTCCAACTTCACAATGTTGGGAGAGGATATCTCCACCTGCCCCCACGTCCCCAGACTCGAGGCTCATGAACGAACACCAGTGCAAGACCAGCTGAGCGCAGCAATATATTTTGAGTCGAGCAAATGTATTCTATTTGTCAATGACAAGATACGGCTATTCCCACACTGTAAGTTGATCAGGTATTGGATAAGACGTCTTTAAATCCTTCTGGGCGCAAGGCGGTCTCCATCTTTCAAATGCAACTCTTCGTTGTTACAGTAATGTAGCACAGCTCTGGTCATGGAGTTTATTCAAAGAAGACAAGTCTTTTTTAGTACTGGTTACGAAGAGAACGCTCTCGTGGATCCAGTTTGTTTGCTTGCTTCTGTGGCGGCAGCACACTGTATTTGTGTGCTAGATTGTTTCATATCTGGCACACTGGGCGATTCTTAGAATAGTGAATCATAACACAGAGGCCATAACCAAAACAAATGTTCTGACCCGGAACAGAAGTTTTAGAGGAGAACAAGCTGGCTGTGGCATTGTTGTCAGAGAAGCCGGTATTTCCACTTAGCATTTGGCCTTAAACCCTGATGACGTATCATGGTCATTAAAGGATTTAGTACACTACAGGTTTACAAATATAGCATATATGTTCAAATAGCTTTGTTAACATGAAGCGGCTCTGGTTTCTCATTGATCTCCGTTCCTCTCTACTTCATGTAAGTTTACTCTGTGGGTGTGGGCGGGCGACGTAGCAACCGAATGGAAATGGAGTTGCCTTTATTAGATGCAATCGGCCACATTCACTCTGGCTCACATCCTCTGCTGCCCCAGAGGCATGAGCTACTCCATGCTGAGTGGCGTTATTTATTCATAGACGCCTGCCTGGTGACTGTGCAGTTAGTATTTGGTGTCAGGCGTGTATAAATACGTTCCCCCAAAGCGTGAATAGGAAATACAGTTTGACCTCACTGGATGCTAATTGTGTATCCATGGTTACACTGTATTCACTAGCAGTGTTCTATTAAAAGGCTTCATCTCAACACTGAATATTAACCAGAGTTTAATATTAATTAGTGTAATATACTGAATCCATTTCTTGCCAATGTTCCTCACTAATGATCGACTAGTTGGGTTGATTGGCCATGTATAACTGAATGAGCCAACATGAGGTGA encodes:
- the LOC130381017 gene encoding ras-related protein Rap-1b; protein product: MREYKLVVLGSGGVGKSALTVQFVQGIFVEKYDPTIEDSYRKQVEVDGQQCMLEILDTAGTEQFTAMRDLYMKNGQGFALVYSITAQSTFNDLQDLREQILRVKDTEDVPMILVGNKCDLEDERVVGKEQGQNLARQWNNCAFLETSAKSKINVNEIFYDLVRQINRKTPMEKKKAKKKSNCTLL